The window GCTCAATATTAGGATAAAATTAATCCCTGAGTTGATCTTTGGGAATAAAATAAAAAGAAGGTTTTGTAGTTCCCAACGGAGACCTGAACTTTTCACCAGAGATATAAATTCCGGATTCGTCTACACTTATTCCTTCAATCTGTGATAATGAAAGCGCGGTTCCGAGGTAATAATGCTTAGGTTTTTCTTTAAAAAATATTCCTGGTTCTGTTTCTGTAAAAACATCTAAAAAGACTTCAGTTTTCTTGGTATAGCCCACCAAATAAAGCTTTTTGTCAAAATATGATGCATCCGTAACTACAAAGCCTGTTTTATAGGTTTCTGTTTTTTCTGCTTTTTGCAGTTCTGAAATTTCAGGATCTACAATATAGTGAGAGGTTGATTTTGAGGCCCATTCTTTGGTAAAAATGTGGAGCTTTCCATTCAGATAGATCATGGCTTCCGCATCGAAGTCGTTCTTTATGTTTTTGGAAATAAACTCTGTCTGCTCGGGATAATAAAACAAAATTTTTGTTCCGTCAAATGCCCTTTCTGAACCGGGAATTTTAATGGTATTAGACTCATCGAGACTTTGATACGGAACTTTGTAGATCATCAGATCCTTTCTTGTTCCCTCGTTATTTCCAAAATCTCCGATATAAAAATTTTCACCATCACTGGCTAAAGCTTCCCAATCTGTATTGATGAGATTGGTTTTCAGTTTTCTGATAATTTTTCCATTTTTTTTATCTATTTCAAAAAGCTCGGCAGGGTTTCCGCTATCATTGAATGTGTAAAGCTTTCCGTTTAAAATATTCAGTCCGGAAGTCTCTTGAATAGTATCATCAAGATAACCTACCCTGTATTTTTTTATTTTCAGAAAATCAGTCTGCTGGGAAAACGCAGATTGGGCAACGAAAAGAGTAACAATGAGAAGGAATTTTTTCATAAGACAAAAGTAGGGTTTTATTCTGAGCTATTGTGTTGGAGGGCAAGAGTGTTTGAGAGCTGGAGAGAAGTTACGGTGTAAGAGATATCGATTTTGGGGGTTCGGGATGCGAGTTTAAGAGTGTAGGTTCCTTAGGAATGGACCAACTAAGCGTTTTATCTATCCGTACACTTTGTCATTCGGAAGGAATCCAGATCATGTATTTAATCTTTTGAAAAGAACTTCGGAGTTTTAGAATGTCAGCTGTGAGAACTGGAGAGTAAGATAATTTGTAAATTAGGATATTGAGATTAAAGAGTTTAGATTCCTACGGAATAAACAAACTACATGCTTAGTCTAGCTATCCACAGACTATGCTTTCCGAAGGAATCTAAATATTGCATGCAGTCTTTAAAAAAGGAATTCCCATACTAAAATAGAAAAACGGGCTAAAATAGCCCGTTTTTCACTTAGATTTCTATTGATTTTAAATCAGAAAGTTAAGCAGATTTCTGCTGTTTCTGATTTTGCTGTTGTTCTTTCTTTTTCGCCTGTTTAGCAAAATACTCTTTCTGGTATTGTCTTACTGTTTTACCAGTTCCGTCATGTCTCCATCCCGGTGAGTTGAAAATATAATTAACCCTGTCTGTGAATTTTAGTCCCGGCTGCTTAAGATCTTTCCAGATTTTTCTCCATTCATAAAAGAGTACTGTATCTGGCCTGTTATCCGGCATTTTAGGATAAATACCATATTTAACAGGGGTATCGGGATCTTCTTTCTGAAAGGTTCCGAAAATTTTATCCCAGATAATAAGGCACATTCCCATGTTTTTATCCAGATATTTCACATTACATGCATGATGTACGCGGTGATGAGAAGGTGTTACCAGAATATATTCTAAAAATCCCATACTCTTTACTGTCTGGGTATGCACCCAGGTTCCATACACCTGCCCTATCGCATATGCCACCATAATATGCCATGGATTAAATCCTAAAAAAGCAAGCGGTGAAAAATACAGATACCGGTAAAGCGGTTGCAGTACAGGACTTCTGAAACCTGTGGTAAGGTTAAAATATTCTGAACTGTGGTGGGTAATATGAACGGCCCAGAATGCTCTGGAGCGATGGTCTACATAATGCAGCACATAATAGGCAAAATCTGTAATGATAAAACAAGCCAGAAGATACCATACACTTAAATCCCATGAAAAAAGTCTGTGATTATAAAAGAAAAACATGACTCCCATGGCAAATGCCTTCATGATAAGGTCAAGGCCGAAGTTCATCAGTGCCAGGTAGACATTAGTGGCAAGATCTTTTCCGCTATATAACTTAGCTTCTGAAACGTGGCTGTAAATCATTTCAGCTAAAATAACAGTGGCATGCAACGGAATAGCCCACGCATACACATTTTCCAGCCCGTCCTCGCTCATAAGAAAATCCATCATCACAAAATAATTTGTGCAAAGGTAGGGTTTTAAGCTATGTATTAAGAAAGTCTTAGGTTTTTTTTAAGGAAATTTTAATCTGTCGTTTTGTTGGCTAGCTGCCCACAAGCGGCATCAATATCACCTCCGCGGCTTCTTCTTACCATTACTGTAATTCCCGCATTTTCAAGCTGACGGATATAGTTTTCTTCCGCCTGTTTATTGCATTGATCATATTTCCCATCCCCGATTGGGTTATACTGGATAAGGTTTACTTTTGAAGGAACCTGTCTGCAATATTTGATTAAAGCTTTAATATCTTCATCTCCGTCATTGATTCCTTTCCATACACAGTACTCAAAAGTAATGACAGATCCTGTCTTTTGATACCAATACTGAAGGGACTCCATAATATCTGTCAATGGAAATTTATCAGAAAAAGGCATGATTTCATTACGCTTGGATTCGATGGCAGAGTGAAGGGATAAAGCCAGCTTCACGCGCAGTTCATCATCTGCAAGCATTTTGATCATTTTAGGAATACCGGATGTAGAAACGGTAATTCTTCTAGGAGACATTCCCAAACCTTCCGGCTGGGTAATTTTTTTGATGGCTTCCACTACGTTTTTGTAATTCATCATCGGTTCTCCCATACCCATAAATACGATATTGGAAAGCGGTCTGTCGAAATACATTCTACTTTGGCTGTCAATCAGGGCTACCTGATCTACAATTTCCGCTACCTCAAGGTTTCTCATCCTTTTCAGTTTAGCTGTAGCGCAGAATTCGCAGTTTAATGAGCATCCTACCTGCGAAGATACACAGGCTGTGGTTCTTGTTTCTGTGGGAATAAGAACAGATTCCACCATCAGCCCGTCGTGAAGTTTTACTCCGTTCTTGATGGTTCCGTCAGCGCTTTTTTGAAGAAGGTCTACAGAAACAGGATTAATAGTATATTCTTCCGAAATTTTCTCACGAAGTGATTTGGAAAGATTCGTCATTTCGTCAATCGAATGGAGGTTTTTACTCCATAACCAGTCATAGACCTGTTTCGCGCGAAACGGTTTTTCTCCTAAAGATACAAAGTAGTCTTTAAGCTGGTCTAATGATAATATGCGGATATCTTTCATAATATTAAAGAGCCAAGTTAAAAGTAAAAAGTTTTAAAGTTTAGTATTGTTAACTATTGCAGCCAAAATGTTCTTCAATTCGTTACTTTCATTCAATAAAGCTTTAAATTCTTCAGAATCATAACCATCTAATCCTTCTAAAATCCGAAGCCAAAAATG of the Chryseobacterium aureum genome contains:
- a CDS encoding sterol desaturase family protein is translated as MMDFLMSEDGLENVYAWAIPLHATVILAEMIYSHVSEAKLYSGKDLATNVYLALMNFGLDLIMKAFAMGVMFFFYNHRLFSWDLSVWYLLACFIITDFAYYVLHYVDHRSRAFWAVHITHHSSEYFNLTTGFRSPVLQPLYRYLYFSPLAFLGFNPWHIMVAYAIGQVYGTWVHTQTVKSMGFLEYILVTPSHHRVHHACNVKYLDKNMGMCLIIWDKIFGTFQKEDPDTPVKYGIYPKMPDNRPDTVLFYEWRKIWKDLKQPGLKFTDRVNYIFNSPGWRHDGTGKTVRQYQKEYFAKQAKKKEQQQNQKQQKSA
- the rlmN gene encoding 23S rRNA (adenine(2503)-C(2))-methyltransferase RlmN, translated to MKDIRILSLDQLKDYFVSLGEKPFRAKQVYDWLWSKNLHSIDEMTNLSKSLREKISEEYTINPVSVDLLQKSADGTIKNGVKLHDGLMVESVLIPTETRTTACVSSQVGCSLNCEFCATAKLKRMRNLEVAEIVDQVALIDSQSRMYFDRPLSNIVFMGMGEPMMNYKNVVEAIKKITQPEGLGMSPRRITVSTSGIPKMIKMLADDELRVKLALSLHSAIESKRNEIMPFSDKFPLTDIMESLQYWYQKTGSVITFEYCVWKGINDGDEDIKALIKYCRQVPSKVNLIQYNPIGDGKYDQCNKQAEENYIRQLENAGITVMVRRSRGGDIDAACGQLANKTTD